A window of bacterium genomic DNA:
ATCGGGTCCGATCGAGCGCCTTCCTGATCAAAAGCATCCACCAACGCCAGCAGACGATCTTTAAAATTGCCACCGAAATCGTCAAGGTGCAACAGGACTTTTTTGACAAGGGCATCACCAATCTCAAACCCTTAACCATGTCCGAGGTTGCCACCGTGGTTGGATTGCACGAGACGACGGTCAGTCGTGCGGTGGCCGGCAAACACATTCAGACCCCACAGGGGATCTTTGAGATGAAGTATTTCTTTACGCCCGGCTTGAAAACCGATGCCGGGGGCGTGGTCTCAAATAAAACGGTCAAGGACAGTCTGGCGTCACTGGTCGCCTCGGAAAACCCGGAACACCCGCTATCCGATCAGGAACTTCTTGAGATCTTGAACGAGCGCGGCATCCAAATTGCCCGCCGCACCGTTGCAAAATACCGGATAGCCCTTAAAATTGCCCCTTCCCATATGCGGAAGAAGTACGGATAATAATGGACATCGGTTATTAGTTATCCGGACTTTACTCAATAACTGATAACCAACAACTCGGTTTAACTTTGCGTCTTGCGGACAAGTCCTTCTAAAGCATGTAATGCGGCCCCACTATCAAGCGTCTTTTCGGCCAGTCGAAACCCATCCTGAAAATCTACAGCTTTGCCACCAGCGATCAGACCTGCTGCCGCATTCAGGCAAACGATATTACGCCGCGGCCCCTTTTCACCTTCAAGAATAGCACTCGTGATCACGGCATTCTGTTTGGGATCGCCACCGGCCAAAGTCGAGATATCGGCATAATCTTCCATCACCAACAACGGGTCAAAATTATAGGTACGGATGTTACCGTCCCGCAACTCACTGATCCGGGTGGTTCCAGTAACCGTAATTTCATCCATTCCATCCTGCCCATGCACCACAAATACGCGCTGGCTCCCCAGTTGCTTCAATACCTCGGTAAACATCTCTGTTAATTCGGGCGCAAAAACCCCCAGTACCTGACAGCGCGCACCTGCAGGATTGGCCAGCGGCCCGAGAAGATTAAAAATCGTCCTGAATCCGAGCTCTCTACGCGGCCCCATGGCGTGCTTCATGGCCGGATGCAATTTCGGGGCAAACAGAAACCCGATCCCCACCTCATGGATACATTCCTCCATAACATCAGGGGACACATCGAGGTTAACACCCAATTCCGCCAGCACATCCGCCGAACCACACTTACTGGTAATGGAGCGATTCCCGTGCTTGGCCACCGGAACTCCAGCTCCAGCCACCACAAAAGCAGCCGTAGTTGATATATTGAAGGTTCCCAATGCATCACCGCCCGTTCCACAGGTATCCACCACCTGCTTCCCGCGTGGATCAATGAACACCGCATGCCTCCGCATTGAGGCGCAGGCTCCGGTTAATTCATCAATGGTTTCCCCCTTGATCCGTAACGCGGTGAGAAACGATCCCAGTTGCGCCGGAGTCGCATCCCCATCCATGATTTGATCAAAGGCTGCCACCGCTTCTGCGGTGCTCAGGTTCTTGCCTGCAACCAATTTCTGCAGGAAATCTTTCATTGCACGGCCTTTTTTTCCGCCACGATATCGAGAAAGTTGCGCAATAAGCGCTTCCCTGTCGGCGTCAAGACGGACTCAGGATGGAATTGCACACCATAGGTCTGGTGCGTCACATGATACATTCCCATGATCTCCTCATCCTCACTGAATGCATTCGCAATTAATTCCGGCGGCAACGTCTCCTGCAAAACGGCCAACGAGTGGTAACGGCCTGCCTGAAAAGGATTACTCATCCCCTTGAAAATTCCATGCCCATCGTGCCGGACTTGCGACACTTTTCCGTGCATGATGCGTTTGGCATTCGAAACGGTAGCCCCGAAAGCCACCCCTAGCGACTGATGGCCCAGACAGACCCCCAGCACCGGTATACGACCGGTCATCCGCTTAATCAATTCCACGGAAATCCCCGCTTCTTTAGGTGTGCATGGCCCGGGCGAAATCACCACGGCCTCGGGCTTCAATGCTTCCACGCCCTCCACGGTGATGGCATCGTTTCTAAAAACCTGTATATCCGCACCAATCACAGACATCATTTGTACCAGATTATAGGTAAACGAATCGTAATTATCGATAAGGACGATCATACCACATCTCCTTCCAATTCAAGGCCACGGGCCGCCAATTGCACAGCCTTCTGCATGCCGCGCGCCTTTTGGCCTGTCTCCTGATATTCTTTTAATGGATCAGAATCATAGACAATCCCGGCACCCGCCTGAATGGCCACTGTACCCGCCGTCACCTCCAAGGTCCGTATGGTAATGGCCAAATCCATATTGCCATCATACCCCACATAACCCACCGCCCCGCCGTACACACCGCGGGGTTCAGGTTCTAATTCATGAATAATCTCCATGGCCCGGATTTTCGGCGCTCCGGAAAGCGTTCCAGCGGGGAACGTGGCACGGATCACATCATAGGCATCAAACTCTTTCCGCAACACCCCCTGCACATGCGACACCAGATGCATTACATGGCTATAGCGCTCAATGACCATATAATCGGTCACCTGCACGCTTCCCATCTCCGACAGACGCCCGAGGTCATTCCGCCCCAAATCCACCAGCATCACATGCTCCGCGCGCTCCTTCTCATCCGAAAGCAATTCATCCGCCAGTAACCGGTCCTCAACATCATCCTTTCCGCGCGGACGCGTTCCAGCAATCGGCCTCAATTCCACCCGGTTTCCTGTCAAACGCACCATGACTTCCGGCGATGAGCCAACCAGGATTTGACTCCCCATTTTCAGGAAGAATGTGTAAGGGGAAGGGTTCAACAAGCGCAGAGCACGATAAAGATCCAGAGGCGAAAGCTCCACATTGGCACTGAACCGCTGACTCAGCACGACCTGAATGATGTCCCCCGCCGTGATATAATCCTTCGCCTGCTTCACCATCGCACAATACTGTGCCTGAGTCTGATTCGATTCAAACACCACCTCACCCGCTGTCCGACGGCTCACCGGTCGTTCCATCGGCTGATTCAGGGTATGCTCGATCCCTTCAATTTCAGAAACCGCACGACGATACGCTGCCTCCGGGGACGGGGATTCTGAAGGCCGGGTACAAACTACGATTTTAATCGTGTGGCGGATATTATCAAAAACAATCATCCGATCCGCCTGCACGAACCGACTGCGCAACCGCATTCCAGCCCGTCCTGATTTAGGCTCCGGCATACGTTCAAACTCACCCATTGCTTCGTAACCGATAAACCCGACTACCCCTCCGATAAATCGGGGTAACCCGGGAACGGCGGCGACACGAACGCCTTTGAAAATCCGCCGTAGTCCTTCCAACCCCTTGCCCGGCTGACGATGATCCACTTCCAGAAAAGGACGCGGGTCAATACCAACAAATGAGTATCGCCCCCATTTCTCGCCCCCCTCCATACTCTCCAGAAGAAACGCATTCTCCCGGCTTATGAAACGTTGCAAAACAGAAACAGGAGTCTCCGTGTCCGCAAGCACTTCTTTATACACCGGCACGATGTCAAAGGCACGCGCCAGTCCGGCATAATCTTTTTCGTTTGGAAACATAATGTTTCTATATATAGAAACAACCGCCAGAGAAGTCAAAGAAATAATCAGTTGGCAGTCAGCAGTTTGCAGTAAGCAGCCCCTGCCCAACTGCTCATTGCTCACTGCCTACTGTCCCTCACGGCTCCTTCATCGTTGTAACACGTTCAGGGAAATTTTTCGACAGGGTGTCAACAAGGGTGCGATGGAACTGCTGGAAATATTCGCGGCTTTCAAAGCCA
This region includes:
- the trpD gene encoding anthranilate phosphoribosyltransferase codes for the protein MKDFLQKLVAGKNLSTAEAVAAFDQIMDGDATPAQLGSFLTALRIKGETIDELTGACASMRRHAVFIDPRGKQVVDTCGTGGDALGTFNISTTAAFVVAGAGVPVAKHGNRSITSKCGSADVLAELGVNLDVSPDVMEECIHEVGIGFLFAPKLHPAMKHAMGPRRELGFRTIFNLLGPLANPAGARCQVLGVFAPELTEMFTEVLKQLGSQRVFVVHGQDGMDEITVTGTTRISELRDGNIRTYNFDPLLVMEDYADISTLAGGDPKQNAVITSAILEGEKGPRRNIVCLNAAAGLIAGGKAVDFQDGFRLAEKTLDSGAALHALEGLVRKTQS
- a CDS encoding aminodeoxychorismate/anthranilate synthase component II; the encoded protein is MIVLIDNYDSFTYNLVQMMSVIGADIQVFRNDAITVEGVEALKPEAVVISPGPCTPKEAGISVELIKRMTGRIPVLGVCLGHQSLGVAFGATVSNAKRIMHGKVSQVRHDGHGIFKGMSNPFQAGRYHSLAVLQETLPPELIANAFSEDEEIMGMYHVTHQTYGVQFHPESVLTPTGKRLLRNFLDIVAEKKAVQ
- a CDS encoding anthranilate synthase component I family protein, encoding MFPNEKDYAGLARAFDIVPVYKEVLADTETPVSVLQRFISRENAFLLESMEGGEKWGRYSFVGIDPRPFLEVDHRQPGKGLEGLRRIFKGVRVAAVPGLPRFIGGVVGFIGYEAMGEFERMPEPKSGRAGMRLRSRFVQADRMIVFDNIRHTIKIVVCTRPSESPSPEAAYRRAVSEIEGIEHTLNQPMERPVSRRTAGEVVFESNQTQAQYCAMVKQAKDYITAGDIIQVVLSQRFSANVELSPLDLYRALRLLNPSPYTFFLKMGSQILVGSSPEVMVRLTGNRVELRPIAGTRPRGKDDVEDRLLADELLSDEKERAEHVMLVDLGRNDLGRLSEMGSVQVTDYMVIERYSHVMHLVSHVQGVLRKEFDAYDVIRATFPAGTLSGAPKIRAMEIIHELEPEPRGVYGGAVGYVGYDGNMDLAITIRTLEVTAGTVAIQAGAGIVYDSDPLKEYQETGQKARGMQKAVQLAARGLELEGDVV